From Acinetobacter suaedae, one genomic window encodes:
- the trhO gene encoding oxygen-dependent tRNA uridine(34) hydroxylase TrhO, with protein MNATVEQLAPVEQQATNNWVVAALYQFKEVSDAADLQKRLLDLVNSINLCGTLIVAPEGINGTVAGDRAAIDTVHQFLINEGFTEMEYKESFSSDKPFRKMKIKLKKEIVTLGVEVKPRDLVGHYLDPKEWNELISREDVILIDTRNDYEYKAGTFKGAIDPKTETFREFPEYVKQNLEQHKDKKIAMFCTGGIRCEKSTSLLLQEGFNEVYHLKGGILKYLEETPVEESLWEGECFVFDGRTAVTHGVEEGENIKCHACGWPLTKEEAELPSYEHGVSCIYCIDKTTDKQKAGFRMRQSQIAAAKRKRL; from the coding sequence ATGAACGCTACTGTAGAACAGCTTGCACCTGTAGAACAGCAAGCGACCAATAATTGGGTTGTTGCGGCACTATATCAATTTAAAGAAGTTTCAGATGCAGCCGATCTGCAAAAACGTCTTTTAGACTTAGTGAATAGCATCAATTTATGCGGAACTCTGATTGTTGCTCCAGAAGGAATTAACGGTACAGTTGCAGGTGATCGTGCGGCAATTGATACTGTTCATCAATTTCTAATCAATGAAGGCTTTACTGAAATGGAATACAAGGAGTCTTTCAGCTCTGACAAACCATTTCGTAAAATGAAAATCAAACTAAAAAAAGAAATCGTAACTCTAGGTGTTGAAGTTAAACCACGAGATTTAGTCGGTCACTATCTTGATCCTAAAGAGTGGAACGAACTCATTAGTCGTGAGGATGTCATTCTTATAGATACACGTAATGACTATGAATATAAAGCTGGTACATTTAAAGGTGCAATTGACCCTAAAACAGAAACCTTCCGTGAATTTCCTGAATATGTAAAACAAAACCTTGAGCAACATAAAGATAAAAAAATTGCAATGTTCTGTACAGGTGGTATTCGTTGCGAAAAATCAACCTCCTTACTTTTACAAGAAGGCTTTAATGAGGTTTATCATCTCAAAGGCGGCATTCTCAAATATCTTGAAGAAACACCTGTAGAAGAAAGTCTATGGGAGGGTGAGTGCTTTGTATTTGACGGACGTACTGCTGTTACACATGGCGTCGAAGAAGGTGAAAATATCAAATGCCATGCTTGTGGTTGGCCATTAACCAAAGAAGAAGCAGAACTACCAAGTTATGAACATGGCGTATCATGCATTTATTGTATCGATAAAACCACGGATAAACAAAAAGCTGGATTCCGTATGCGCCAATCGCAAATTGCTGCAGCAAAGCGTAAACGCCTATAA
- the tmpT gene encoding thiopurine S-methyltransferase → MQHDFWHDKWQTNNIGFHQNQPHTLLTQYLSTLNLDKNARVFVPLCGKSLDLAWLIDQGYHVIGIDLSPIAIQDLILDLGLSFEESQIGDLTYFKHAQIELFIGDFFKLTAKQLGKIDATYDRAALIALPEQMRSTYTQHLLQITNQAPQLLISIEYDQSLLAGPPFSVPEYELTAHYATHYDIKLLASNTENLKGKLIAYEHAWHLTKHSTSDNA, encoded by the coding sequence ATGCAACATGATTTTTGGCACGACAAATGGCAAACCAATAACATCGGCTTTCATCAAAATCAGCCTCATACCTTACTAACACAATATTTAAGCACCCTAAATCTAGATAAAAATGCGCGAGTTTTTGTTCCTCTTTGCGGTAAAAGTTTAGATTTAGCGTGGTTAATCGATCAAGGTTATCATGTGATTGGCATAGATCTTAGCCCAATTGCCATTCAAGATTTAATTCTAGACTTAGGACTTAGTTTTGAGGAATCTCAGATAGGAGATTTGACTTATTTTAAGCATGCTCAAATTGAGTTATTTATTGGCGATTTTTTTAAATTAACAGCCAAACAACTTGGCAAAATAGATGCGACCTATGATCGAGCAGCGCTCATTGCTTTACCAGAACAAATGCGTTCCACATATACACAACACCTACTGCAAATTACCAATCAGGCACCTCAACTTCTCATCAGCATAGAATACGATCAGTCCTTATTAGCAGGACCACCATTTTCAGTTCCTGAATATGAATTAACAGCACACTACGCAACACACTACGATATTAAATTACTGGCTTCCAATACTGAAAATTTGAAAGGGAAACTGATTGCCTATGAACATGCTTGGCATTTAACTAAACATTCAACTAGCGACAACGCTTAA
- a CDS encoding LysR family transcriptional regulator — protein sequence MVERLSLNSLKFFYFAARYESVTVAADRLFVTQGAVSKQIRNLEDALGFAVFIRSSRKLSLTAKGEILFDCCQQVFQQIDQCLMQLNQQTIVQKNLVLSCEPTLAMKWLIPRLIHFKQLYPDFEVTLLTGGGKVDFKQQNIDLALRRNDFDWGKSIYSEKIADEQMLCVASSKITQQTKQIFISTSRNKLWQQFQYKHSEQFKGYSKTELEHFYLCIEACLAGLGVTLVSTYMIEREIKHQLLQPMSSIYQDESAYFLLSAEPFEEDVRKVLFCDWLRGQMQASQLEFGLS from the coding sequence ATGGTTGAGCGTCTATCACTGAATTCATTAAAGTTTTTTTATTTTGCAGCACGCTATGAAAGTGTGACGGTTGCGGCTGATCGTTTATTTGTAACGCAAGGTGCTGTGAGTAAACAAATTAGAAATTTAGAAGATGCTTTGGGTTTTGCTGTATTTATTCGATCATCTAGAAAGCTAAGTTTAACTGCTAAAGGGGAAATTTTATTTGATTGCTGCCAGCAAGTTTTTCAGCAAATTGATCAATGTTTAATGCAATTAAATCAACAAACTATAGTGCAAAAAAATCTGGTTCTTTCATGTGAGCCAACTTTAGCGATGAAATGGCTAATACCACGTCTAATTCATTTTAAGCAGCTTTATCCTGACTTTGAGGTTACTCTTTTAACAGGAGGAGGGAAGGTTGATTTCAAACAGCAAAATATTGATTTAGCTTTGAGACGAAATGATTTTGATTGGGGAAAATCAATCTATAGTGAGAAAATTGCTGATGAGCAAATGCTGTGTGTAGCATCTAGTAAGATAACTCAGCAAACCAAGCAAATATTTATTTCAACTTCACGGAATAAATTATGGCAGCAATTTCAATATAAGCATTCAGAACAATTCAAAGGCTATTCTAAAACAGAACTAGAACACTTTTATTTGTGTATCGAGGCTTGCTTGGCTGGTTTAGGTGTAACTTTAGTTTCGACCTATATGATTGAGCGCGAGATTAAACATCAACTATTACAACCTATGAGCTCTATATATCAGGATGAATCGGCCTACTTTCTATTGTCTGCGGAGCCTTTTGAGGAAGATGTACGTAAAGTATTATTTTGTGATTGGTTAAGGGGGCAGATGCAAGCCAGTCAGTTAGAGTTTGGTTTGAGCTAA
- a CDS encoding YecA/YgfB family protein has product MSTLDLDLLSNYLDGDQNEYGLDFAATHGFLCAIAVGPKFDRWLDELFESNQKKVPSDVIEQIKLWLESIRQNLANEDGIEFPFEIEEADVDSSLGDWSVGFVDAMFLNEDAWFAPEYGEQLVDLTLPIMVFSGIDEEDPQMESFRRNGQLMDELAEEIPDNLNEIYLMYHTPS; this is encoded by the coding sequence ATGAGCACGTTGGATTTAGACTTATTGAGTAATTATCTTGACGGTGATCAAAACGAATACGGTCTAGATTTTGCCGCAACTCATGGTTTTTTATGTGCGATAGCTGTAGGTCCAAAATTTGATCGATGGTTAGATGAGCTCTTTGAGAGCAATCAAAAGAAGGTTCCAAGTGATGTGATTGAGCAAATCAAACTTTGGTTGGAATCTATTCGTCAGAATCTTGCCAATGAAGATGGAATTGAATTTCCATTTGAAATTGAAGAAGCTGATGTTGATTCTAGCCTAGGCGATTGGAGCGTTGGCTTTGTTGATGCAATGTTCTTAAATGAAGATGCTTGGTTTGCACCTGAATATGGAGAACAGTTAGTTGATCTGACCCTGCCGATTATGGTGTTTAGTGGTATTGATGAGGAAGATCCACAAATGGAATCTTTCCGTCGAAATGGCCAACTTATGGATGAATTAGCAGAAGAAATTCCAGATAATTTAAATGAAATTTATCTCATGTATCATACGCCTAGCTAA
- the gltA gene encoding citrate synthase: protein MSAATGKKAVLKLDGKEIELPIYSGTLGPDVIDVKDVLASGHFTFDPGFMATAACESKITFIDGDKGVLLHRGYPIDQLATQADYLETCYLLLNGELPTAEQKAEFDAKVRNHTMVHDQVSRFFNGFRRDAHPMAIMVGVVGALSAFYHNAFDIEDVNHREITAIRLIAKIPTLAAWSYKYTVGQPFIYPRNDLGYAENFLHMMFATPADRDYKVNPVLARAMDRIFTLHADHEQNASTSTVRLAGSTGANPYACISSGISALWGPAHGGANEAVLKMLDEIGSVENVAEFMEKVKRKEVKLMGFGHRVYKNFDPRAKVMKQTCDEVLEALGINDPQLALAMELERIALNDPYFVERKLYPNVDFYSGIILKAIGIPTEMFTVIFALARTVGWISHWLEMHSAPYKIGRPRQLYTGETQRDIKR, encoded by the coding sequence ATGTCTGCAGCAACTGGCAAAAAAGCCGTATTAAAGCTTGATGGCAAAGAAATTGAATTACCAATTTACAGCGGCACATTGGGCCCAGATGTAATTGACGTTAAAGATGTATTAGCATCAGGTCACTTTACTTTCGATCCTGGTTTTATGGCGACAGCTGCTTGCGAATCTAAGATCACATTCATTGATGGTGACAAAGGTGTTTTATTACACCGTGGCTATCCAATTGATCAATTAGCAACTCAAGCGGACTACTTAGAAACTTGTTATTTATTATTAAATGGCGAGCTTCCAACTGCTGAACAAAAAGCAGAATTTGACGCAAAAGTACGTAACCACACTATGGTTCACGATCAAGTCAGCCGTTTCTTCAATGGTTTCCGTCGTGATGCTCACCCTATGGCAATCATGGTTGGTGTTGTTGGTGCATTATCAGCGTTCTATCACAATGCATTTGACATCGAAGATGTTAACCATCGTGAAATTACTGCGATTCGTTTAATCGCTAAAATCCCTACCCTTGCGGCATGGAGCTACAAGTACACTGTAGGTCAACCATTTATTTATCCACGTAACGATTTAGGTTACGCTGAAAACTTCTTGCACATGATGTTTGCTACACCAGCAGATCGTGACTACAAGGTAAATCCTGTTCTTGCTCGTGCAATGGACCGTATTTTCACGCTTCATGCTGATCACGAACAAAATGCTTCTACGTCAACAGTACGCCTTGCAGGCTCAACAGGTGCAAACCCTTACGCATGTATCTCTTCAGGTATTTCTGCGCTTTGGGGACCTGCTCACGGTGGTGCAAACGAAGCTGTTCTTAAAATGTTAGATGAAATTGGTAGCGTAGAAAACGTTGCTGAATTCATGGAAAAAGTAAAACGTAAAGAAGTTAAACTCATGGGCTTCGGTCACCGTGTGTATAAAAACTTCGACCCACGTGCGAAAGTCATGAAACAAACATGTGACGAAGTACTTGAAGCATTAGGCATTAATGATCCACAACTTGCGCTTGCAATGGAACTTGAGCGTATTGCGCTTAACGACCCATACTTCGTAGAACGTAAGCTTTACCCGAACGTAGACTTCTACTCTGGTATCATCTTAAAAGCGATTGGTATCCCAACAGAAATGTTTACAGTGATCTTTGCTCTTGCACGTACAGTAGGTTGGATCAGCCACTGGTTAGAAATGCACAGCGCACCTTACAAAATTGGTCGTCCTCGTCAGCTTTACACAGGCGAAACTCAGCGCGACATCAAACGTTAA
- a CDS encoding LysE family translocator, which yields MNEILTVGLITLLAVISPGADFALVTRNSYLYGRNLGICTAYGIACGVWIHISYSLISLNFLKSHLPDFIQLIQYIGAAYLIYIGYKTYTQAAVKLNDNQTNITSWQTFKHGFLTNSLNPKTTLFVMSIYSQIMTIENQLFTLLAYGIFISSSHLIWFSLITIFCSTPAIRHKILAKQLLLNRLIGMILSGLGLSLLFTNL from the coding sequence GTGAATGAAATATTAACAGTTGGTTTGATTACCCTACTCGCAGTCATCAGCCCTGGTGCAGACTTTGCCCTCGTTACTCGAAATAGCTATTTATATGGGCGAAATTTGGGTATTTGTACTGCTTACGGGATTGCATGTGGTGTTTGGATTCATATTAGCTATAGTTTAATCAGCTTAAATTTTTTGAAGAGCCATCTTCCAGATTTTATTCAACTTATCCAATATATTGGTGCAGCATATCTCATATATATCGGTTATAAGACTTATACCCAAGCTGCTGTTAAGTTAAATGACAATCAGACAAACATCACTAGTTGGCAAACATTCAAACATGGATTTTTAACCAATAGTTTAAATCCCAAAACAACCTTATTTGTGATGAGTATTTATTCTCAGATCATGACGATAGAGAACCAACTATTTACGCTCCTTGCTTATGGTATCTTTATTTCCAGTAGCCATCTGATCTGGTTTAGCTTAATTACGATTTTCTGCTCAACCCCAGCAATTCGACACAAAATTTTAGCTAAACAGCTCCTACTCAACCGATTAATTGGCATGATACTCAGTGGACTAGGTCTGAGTTTGTTATTCACAAACCTGTAA
- a CDS encoding DUF1289 domain-containing protein produces MSNDRRIPSLTPCAGRCSTVFGDLVCRGCRRFNHEVIQWNTYTLEQRLAVWARLDAQLDQILVPLLPNANLQHVEGFIQHKRVRILETASKGRKLYHALKICEKNKHLAQESGLGVVDVQVKPIWDEFERRVLALAKASYELAWLRADGISYNLMRLIEDDE; encoded by the coding sequence TTGAGTAATGATCGTCGAATCCCATCATTGACGCCATGTGCAGGGCGTTGTTCTACGGTATTTGGTGATCTGGTCTGTCGTGGATGTCGCCGTTTTAATCATGAGGTTATTCAGTGGAATACTTATACATTAGAACAGCGTTTAGCGGTGTGGGCGCGTTTGGATGCGCAGTTAGATCAAATTTTAGTTCCTTTATTGCCAAATGCGAATCTTCAACATGTCGAAGGCTTTATTCAGCACAAAAGAGTTCGCATTTTAGAAACGGCGAGTAAAGGACGTAAGCTTTACCATGCTTTGAAAATTTGTGAAAAAAACAAGCATTTGGCTCAAGAAAGTGGGTTGGGAGTTGTTGATGTACAAGTCAAACCGATTTGGGATGAATTTGAGCGTCGTGTACTGGCTTTGGCAAAAGCAAGTTATGAGTTGGCATGGTTAAGGGCTGATGGAATTAGCTACAACTTAATGCGGTTGATCGAAGACGATGAGTGA
- the sdhD gene encoding succinate dehydrogenase, hydrophobic membrane anchor protein has product MKSATGLTGSGSRDWYIQRVSAVVLAAYTVVILGWILCNSGFGYEQWAGFMLTLPMKIFSLLAVLSLVAHAWIGMWQVFTDYVTTRQMGPSASGLRLVLTSAVIISVFVYAIWGIQIFWAN; this is encoded by the coding sequence ATGAAAAGTGCTACAGGTTTAACAGGTTCAGGTTCTCGCGATTGGTATATCCAACGTGTTAGTGCTGTGGTTTTAGCTGCATACACCGTCGTGATTCTAGGCTGGATTCTATGTAACAGTGGATTCGGTTACGAACAATGGGCAGGCTTTATGCTGACTTTGCCAATGAAGATTTTCTCTTTATTAGCCGTTCTATCACTCGTTGCTCATGCATGGATTGGAATGTGGCAAGTTTTTACTGACTATGTAACGACTCGTCAAATGGGGCCTTCGGCTTCAGGTTTACGCCTTGTATTGACTTCTGCTGTCATTATTTCAGTGTTCGTGTACGCAATCTGGGGTATCCAGATTTTCTGGGCAAATTGA
- a CDS encoding succinate dehydrogenase iron-sulfur subunit → MSRGTRTFEIYRYDPDKDKAPYMQTFKLELTDKHRMLLDALLALKVQDETLTFRRSCREGICGSDGVNINGKNGLACLWNLNDLPEKIVIRPLPGLPVVKDLVVDMNQFYDQYNKIQPFLINNQPAPAKERLQSQAEREHLDGLYECILCACCSTSCPSFWWNPDKFLGPSALLNAYRFIIDSRDTATQERLARLDDPFSLFRCKGIMNCVSVCPKGLNPTKAIGHIRNMLLDQAG, encoded by the coding sequence ATGAGTAGAGGCACTCGTACATTCGAAATCTACCGCTACGATCCTGATAAGGATAAAGCGCCGTACATGCAAACTTTCAAACTTGAGTTAACGGATAAGCATCGTATGTTGCTTGATGCGTTACTTGCGTTGAAAGTTCAAGATGAGACATTGACATTCCGTCGCTCATGCCGTGAAGGTATTTGTGGTTCGGATGGTGTAAACATCAATGGTAAAAATGGTTTGGCTTGTTTATGGAATTTAAACGACTTACCAGAGAAAATTGTGATTCGTCCTTTACCTGGTTTACCAGTGGTAAAAGACTTGGTTGTAGATATGAATCAGTTCTACGATCAATATAACAAGATTCAACCATTCTTGATTAATAACCAGCCAGCTCCAGCTAAAGAGCGTTTACAATCTCAAGCTGAGCGCGAGCATTTAGATGGTTTGTATGAATGTATTCTTTGTGCATGTTGTTCAACATCATGCCCATCATTCTGGTGGAACCCTGATAAGTTCCTAGGACCATCTGCATTGTTAAATGCATATCGCTTTATCATTGATTCTCGTGATACAGCAACGCAAGAACGTTTGGCTCGATTGGATGATCCATTCTCTTTGTTCCGTTGTAAGGGAATCATGAACTGTGTATCTGTATGTCCTAAAGGTTTAAACCCGACAAAGGCAATTGGTCACATTCGTAATATGTTGTTGGATCAAGCGGGTTAA
- the sdhA gene encoding succinate dehydrogenase flavoprotein subunit: MMATTPKENYSNIQTLSFDAVIVGGGGSGMRAAYQLAQAGLKVAVLTKVFPTRSHTVAAQGGIGASLGNMQEDNWHYHFYDTVKGSDWLGDQDAIEFMTREAPKVVYELEHLGMPFDRNEDGTIYQRPFGGHSANYGEKAVPRACAAADRTGHALLHTLYQSNVKMGTQFFVEWIALDLIRNEEGDVLGVTAYDQETGNIAVFQAKATLFATGGAGRVYRASTNAYINTGDGLGMAARAGIPLQDMEFWQFHPTGVAGAGVLLTEGCRGEGGILRNKDGEPFMERYAPTLKDLAPRDFVSRSMDQEIKEGRGCGPKGDYILLDMTHLGAETIMKRLPSVFEIGKKFANVDCTKEPIPVVPTIHYQMGGIPTNIHGQVVVPHGVEEGEFSAHYDKDTKEYSYKGTRDYVKPVKGFYAIGECSCVSVHGANRLGTNSLLDLVVFGKAAGEHIIDYVTKHHGDDYAPLPNDVLENTLARVRKLDDSTSGENAQEVADAIRDIVQDHAGVFRTQALLDKGVKEILAIESRVRNIHLKDKSKVFNTARVEALEVENLYEVAKATLISAAARKECRGAHTVVDYELAPDHPTYSYGRRDDEWMKHTLWYSSDNRLEYKPVRFSPLTVEAIEPKPRTF, translated from the coding sequence ATCATGGCAACTACCCCTAAAGAAAATTATTCAAATATTCAGACCTTATCATTCGACGCTGTGATTGTTGGTGGTGGTGGTTCTGGTATGCGTGCAGCTTATCAACTTGCTCAAGCAGGTTTAAAAGTTGCAGTATTAACTAAAGTATTCCCAACACGTTCACATACTGTTGCTGCTCAAGGTGGTATTGGTGCGTCGTTAGGTAACATGCAAGAAGATAACTGGCACTATCACTTTTATGACACCGTAAAAGGTTCTGACTGGTTAGGTGATCAGGACGCTATCGAGTTCATGACGCGTGAAGCGCCAAAAGTTGTTTATGAGCTTGAGCACTTAGGTATGCCGTTTGACCGTAACGAAGATGGTACGATCTATCAACGTCCATTTGGTGGTCACTCTGCAAACTATGGTGAAAAAGCGGTTCCACGTGCTTGTGCTGCTGCTGACCGTACTGGGCATGCATTGCTTCATACGCTTTATCAAAGCAACGTGAAAATGGGTACTCAGTTCTTCGTTGAATGGATTGCATTAGATTTAATCCGTAATGAGGAAGGTGATGTACTTGGTGTAACGGCGTACGATCAAGAAACAGGTAATATTGCAGTATTCCAAGCGAAAGCAACATTATTTGCTACAGGTGGTGCGGGTCGCGTGTACCGTGCATCAACAAATGCTTATATCAACACTGGTGACGGTCTTGGTATGGCTGCACGTGCGGGTATTCCACTTCAAGATATGGAATTCTGGCAATTCCACCCAACAGGTGTTGCAGGCGCAGGTGTATTGTTGACTGAAGGTTGTCGTGGTGAAGGTGGTATCCTTCGTAATAAAGACGGCGAACCATTCATGGAGCGTTATGCACCAACTTTAAAAGACTTGGCACCGCGTGATTTCGTATCGCGTTCAATGGACCAAGAGATTAAAGAAGGTCGTGGTTGCGGTCCTAAAGGTGATTATATCTTATTAGATATGACACACTTAGGTGCTGAAACGATTATGAAACGTCTTCCATCTGTATTTGAGATTGGTAAGAAGTTTGCAAACGTTGACTGTACCAAAGAGCCAATTCCTGTTGTACCAACAATCCATTATCAAATGGGTGGTATTCCAACCAATATTCATGGTCAAGTGGTTGTGCCGCATGGTGTTGAAGAAGGTGAATTCTCTGCGCATTATGATAAAGATACTAAAGAGTATTCTTATAAAGGTACGCGTGACTATGTGAAGCCTGTAAAAGGTTTCTATGCAATTGGTGAGTGTTCTTGCGTATCTGTACATGGTGCAAACCGTTTAGGTACGAACTCTTTGCTTGACCTTGTAGTGTTTGGTAAAGCTGCTGGTGAACATATCATTGATTATGTAACTAAGCATCACGGTGATGATTATGCACCATTACCAAACGATGTGTTAGAAAACACATTGGCACGTGTGCGTAAATTAGATGACTCTACATCTGGTGAAAATGCACAAGAAGTTGCTGATGCGATTCGTGACATCGTACAAGATCATGCTGGTGTATTCCGTACACAAGCGTTGCTTGATAAAGGTGTAAAAGAGATCCTTGCAATTGAATCACGTGTTCGCAATATTCACTTGAAAGACAAATCTAAAGTATTTAACACTGCACGTGTTGAAGCATTAGAGGTTGAAAACTTGTATGAAGTTGCTAAAGCAACCTTGATTTCTGCTGCTGCTCGTAAAGAGTGTCGTGGTGCGCATACAGTTGTTGACTATGAGTTAGCACCTGATCACCCAACTTATTCTTACGGCCGTCGTGATGATGAGTGGATGAAGCATACATTATGGTACTCATCAGACAACCGTCTTGAATATAAGCCAGTACGTTTCAGCCCATTAACGGTTGAAGCAATTGAACCAAAACCACGTACATTCTAA
- the sdhC gene encoding succinate dehydrogenase, cytochrome b556 subunit, with protein MPAVKSNRPVNLSMGQVLAVNLRSPVAIASILHRLSGVIVFLLVAVLLWILDKSLSSPEGFDYVKNVVFGNIFVRFIVWVFVAGLLFHFIAGIKHLLADLGFAEELQSGRIAATVSLILSVISIVAAFVWIMF; from the coding sequence ATGCCCGCTGTGAAAAGCAACAGACCTGTCAATTTGTCCATGGGTCAGGTGTTAGCGGTAAATTTACGCTCACCCGTGGCTATTGCATCAATTCTACACCGTCTATCAGGTGTGATCGTTTTCTTATTAGTCGCAGTTCTTTTATGGATTTTGGATAAATCTTTATCTTCACCAGAAGGATTTGACTACGTTAAAAATGTCGTATTCGGAAATATCTTTGTACGTTTCATCGTATGGGTATTTGTAGCAGGATTACTTTTCCACTTTATTGCAGGGATTAAACATCTTCTTGCAGACCTTGGTTTTGCTGAGGAGCTACAAAGTGGTCGTATCGCGGCTACAGTTTCATTGATCTTATCTGTGATCAGTATTGTCGCAGCTTTTGTATGGATTATGTTCTAA